The Methanobacterium sp. sequence TTAAGTCCTATGTCATTTGTACATAGGACATTGGAAATCCGAAGTAAAGCATCGTCTACTCTTTCCCTTTTTTTTAAATCAACATTTATTATGTTAATTTCGGGAGATTCAACTATTTTCAGGGCAATTGATGCTTCAGTTCTTGCTTTGCCCTTTGATCTTTTTTTTATCTCTTCAAGTTCATCAATAACAAATGATGGAACTAGAAGTTTGTAATTTGGTATAATATGCCCAAGTTCATCCAGTATATCAACATGAAATTGAGCAGGTATCATAAAAAATTTGCATCAAGGACCGCTTCTTTTTTATTCAATGATACCATATCCAATTAACCTCCATCTTGCACCTACTCGTCTACTTAAGGCTACTCTCTGGCCTTCTTCAGCGCAAACAGGTAATTTGAGCTTTACATCCACATTATTTCCTCTGGCACTTGTTACAACGCCTATAGTCGTGGCAGTTCCTATGTTAATCATTAGAGGTTCTGATGATTTTATTGGTTCAACTTCTCTTTCTTCTTTTGTTCCAACAACTCTTTCAAGGAGATGTGTATTCATTGTGAAATCAAGCAACATTGGAGGTAGCGTATCTGGCTCTCCAGCAACAGATCCTGATAATGAATCTGCTTTAGTTAATGCAGGATCAAGTTTTGTACCCACACCAATAAGTCCTCCAGGCCCTACTTCATCAACAGACTCTCCTGCTGCAATTAAACCAACGATTTCCGATTTCAAACTAATCCATGAGGCTTTACCCCTCTTTTTAATTTGAATTCCGGGCATTATCTCGATTTCATCACCGATTTTAAGTTTTCCCTGAACAAGAGAACCACCTATTACTCCTCCAGAGATATTTGCTGGAGAGCATCCCGGTTTATTTATATCAAATGATCTTGCAACGTACATCCTTGCGGGTTTGTCAAGCAACCTTTCAGGAGTTTTAATTCTTTCCTGAATCATTTCAATCAAAATATCCACATTTGCACCTTGCTGAGCTGATATCGGTATTATGGGTGCGTCTTCTGCACATGTACCCCTTACAAACTCTTTAATCTCGTTGTAACTTTCTATAGCTCTTTCTTTTGATACTATGTCAATTTTATTTTGAACCACAATAACTTCCTTGACCCCGATAACATCAAGAGCCATAAGATGTTCCTTAGTTTGGGGCTGTGGACATGGCTCATTGGCCGCTATTACCAGTACAGCGCCGTCCATTATTGCAGCACCAGATAACATTGTGGCCATAAGTGTTTCGTGTCCAGGAGAATCCACAAAGGAAACTTTTCTTAAAGTTTCTGTTTCCTTACCGCAGTGTTCACATACAAGTGCGGTGGTATAACATTGAGGGGCAGGACATTCAGTGCACTGTCTGAAAGTTATATCTGCATAACCTAACCTTATTGAAATTCCCCTCTTTGTCTCTTCACTATGAGTATCTGTCCATATGCCAGATAGGGCCTTTGTTAATGTAGTTTTACCATGATCAACATGACCTACAAGCCCTATATTTATTTCAGATTGTACTTTCACAATTACACCTAAATCCTAGACAATTATTCTTGAGCTTCTTCGGCTCCTAAAAGTTCTTCTATACTTTTATCGCCTTTTTCTGTAACAATTGTATTAATTTGAACTATATCATCAGATATTGTGTTTCCACGAACTGTTTTTCTTCTTCT is a genomic window containing:
- a CDS encoding twitching motility protein PilT, with amino-acid sequence MIPAQFHVDILDELGHIIPNYKLLVPSFVIDELEEIKKRSKGKARTEASIALKIVESPEINIINVDLKKRERVDDALLRISNVLCTNDIGLKKRAREKGITVIYLRQKSYLAVDGYLGL
- a CDS encoding translation initiation factor IF-2 subunit gamma, with product MKVQSEINIGLVGHVDHGKTTLTKALSGIWTDTHSEETKRGISIRLGYADITFRQCTECPAPQCYTTALVCEHCGKETETLRKVSFVDSPGHETLMATMLSGAAIMDGAVLVIAANEPCPQPQTKEHLMALDVIGVKEVIVVQNKIDIVSKERAIESYNEIKEFVRGTCAEDAPIIPISAQQGANVDILIEMIQERIKTPERLLDKPARMYVARSFDINKPGCSPANISGGVIGGSLVQGKLKIGDEIEIMPGIQIKKRGKASWISLKSEIVGLIAAGESVDEVGPGGLIGVGTKLDPALTKADSLSGSVAGEPDTLPPMLLDFTMNTHLLERVVGTKEEREVEPIKSSEPLMINIGTATTIGVVTSARGNNVDVKLKLPVCAEEGQRVALSRRVGARWRLIGYGIIE